A single window of Leptospira dzoumogneensis DNA harbors:
- a CDS encoding PAS domain S-box protein — protein sequence MIQTVEKIFREYFPIPEERKKTILLVEDEAIIALSETQRLKKNGFRVISAYTAEEAVQIATNDYTIDLVLMDIDLGREEDGTDAAVRILKTRDIPIVFLSSHTEPEIVEKTEKITSYGYVVKNSGETVLIASIKMAFKLYESHLRLKRSEESLKENQELLKATLRSIGDGVISTDELGNITDMNYVAESLTGWSRTDAIGEPIERVFKIVNAKTKRRMRNSVDVLTPREKIMGLENQALLISKSGSEHRVAESSAPIRSEKGYTAGSVLVFRDISKEYSLLENIKESETRFKTVANAAPVMIWVSGLDKKCNWFNQTWLNFTGRSMEQELGDGWAEGVHPNDLAECIQIYSSHFDEREAFSMTYRLKNKNGDWRWIQDNGLPITNESGIFTGFIGSCVDITEAKEALETLAKDLHEREYLYTELQHRVKNSMNMISSIVEIEASRSSNTKLENTLENLVNRIHSVGNLYEMLSTSNNSHSVRLDRYIQKITENLLNAFKEKTKEISLQLDLNDLEIDVKSAIPLGLILNELVTNIFKYAFPKKQEGKISIRLFKEESWVNLVVSDNGVPFPKGFRTDYSPGLGLQLVNMLVDQLKGKIQWKLNGEKEVSIRFCNKEQHSDQFSFVRS from the coding sequence ATGATCCAGACTGTAGAAAAAATCTTTAGAGAATACTTCCCCATCCCGGAAGAAAGAAAGAAAACCATTCTCCTAGTGGAGGATGAGGCCATCATTGCGCTCTCTGAAACCCAAAGATTGAAAAAGAACGGGTTCAGAGTTATCTCCGCCTACACCGCAGAGGAAGCGGTCCAAATTGCGACTAACGACTACACCATCGATCTGGTCCTCATGGACATTGATCTCGGGAGAGAAGAAGATGGCACGGACGCTGCGGTCCGTATTCTAAAAACAAGGGACATCCCTATCGTATTTCTATCCAGCCATACCGAACCGGAGATCGTCGAAAAAACGGAGAAGATCACTTCGTACGGTTATGTTGTTAAAAATTCAGGAGAAACCGTTCTGATCGCTTCCATCAAAATGGCTTTCAAATTGTATGAATCCCATCTTCGTTTAAAAAGAAGTGAAGAATCCTTAAAAGAAAACCAAGAACTTCTAAAAGCCACATTAAGATCCATCGGAGACGGAGTTATCTCAACTGACGAGCTGGGCAATATTACGGATATGAACTATGTTGCGGAGTCTTTGACCGGCTGGTCCAGAACGGATGCGATCGGAGAACCTATTGAAAGAGTTTTTAAGATCGTAAATGCTAAAACCAAAAGAAGAATGAGAAACTCTGTCGATGTTCTTACCCCTAGAGAAAAGATCATGGGTCTGGAAAACCAAGCATTACTTATTTCTAAATCAGGTTCCGAACATAGGGTCGCGGAAAGTTCCGCTCCGATCCGTTCCGAAAAAGGTTATACCGCGGGTTCCGTTTTAGTTTTTAGGGATATTTCCAAAGAATATAGTTTGCTGGAGAATATTAAAGAAAGTGAAACTAGATTTAAAACCGTAGCAAACGCTGCTCCTGTAATGATCTGGGTCTCCGGCCTGGACAAAAAATGTAACTGGTTCAATCAAACCTGGCTGAATTTTACGGGTAGAAGTATGGAACAAGAGCTTGGTGACGGCTGGGCAGAAGGTGTTCATCCGAACGATTTGGCAGAATGTATCCAGATCTATTCCAGCCATTTCGATGAAAGAGAAGCTTTCAGCATGACCTATCGTTTGAAGAATAAGAACGGTGACTGGAGATGGATCCAAGATAATGGTCTTCCTATCACGAATGAATCAGGCATTTTTACGGGTTTTATCGGCTCCTGCGTGGATATCACGGAAGCAAAAGAAGCATTGGAAACCTTGGCAAAAGATCTTCATGAAAGGGAATATCTCTATACCGAACTCCAGCATAGAGTTAAAAATAGTATGAATATGATCAGTTCTATCGTAGAGATAGAGGCATCCAGATCTTCAAATACTAAGCTGGAAAATACTTTGGAGAATTTGGTAAATAGGATCCATTCCGTCGGGAATTTGTACGAGATGTTATCCACTTCAAACAATTCACATTCCGTACGTTTGGACCGTTATATCCAAAAGATCACTGAAAATCTGCTGAATGCATTTAAAGAAAAAACAAAAGAGATCTCTCTTCAACTCGATCTGAACGATCTGGAAATAGATGTAAAAAGTGCAATTCCTCTCGGGCTCATTTTGAATGAACTAGTCACCAATATTTTTAAATACGCTTTCCCTAAAAAACAGGAAGGCAAAATTTCCATCCGACTTTTTAAAGAAGAATCTTGGGTAAACCTGGTAGTCTCGGACAATGGGGTTCCTTTTCCAAAAGGTTTCCGAACAGATTATTCTCCGGGCCTCGGACTCCAGCTTGTGAATATGTTAGTCGATCAGTTGAAAGGAAAGATCCAATGGAAATTGAATGGAGAGAAAGAAGTTTCCATCCGTTTCTGCAATAAGGAACAACATTCGGATCAATTTTCTTTCGTACGATCTTAG
- a CDS encoding alpha/beta fold hydrolase — MDQTLARKVTPKPRRKGGAYTVGAEDIYIFPLSESTNIFLQKVWTAFVNKMVSMTLPNGKPVFQYAIFEAIQDKNLKIVASATHFRMKQVTDRIGLQSIDDFIRNTIPISIQDPGNLSARYLREAILSVEKKARPEVYFHSLDDERVHPNLKQLLTKTMNYAAGIPLFVKGFPIGMLWGIRRDNMSPEQEEEVRQQLYSLYDVVDFVISKEMGLKGDPYYARKNIEKSDLHSRAKHLFYTRGFGQDEPVTTIVFDSHTYQRSYRLDASFLIPSGDGYSVSLKRFEPKERNDTGKNLLLIPGFFCRRSVMDKVARELSLRHGYRVFSMDMRGRSRRTLPLFGIREGWTVDDFIQEDFPAVLGWIKENFPNEQLVVVGHSMGGMIPRFYCSAYEEIVKQKPNPTVPLLDPKELISGIVSITSPNFVRLQAQIPGLDILKMGLKLVPSKTISDFLFDLTSFSLQTTLPTVDLNKFFKFLLGLHSSLRAVSFDLHAKVVNLRDFVGYKQISPPEWYFLIEDIFCEESTKVVLQFLRSQLSQDRSFLSYDGTLDYTALQKNLQIPLFSVLGSVDKVVPSETIENDLAALPHKKNKILSYEQGHLGIVFHMPVVKEMCSEIDSWIKGLDST, encoded by the coding sequence ATGGACCAGACCCTAGCCCGAAAGGTCACCCCAAAGCCCCGCAGGAAAGGGGGCGCTTATACGGTGGGAGCGGAAGATATTTATATTTTTCCACTTTCCGAAAGTACGAACATATTTCTTCAAAAAGTTTGGACCGCATTCGTAAACAAAATGGTCTCCATGACCCTTCCGAATGGAAAACCTGTATTCCAGTATGCAATTTTCGAGGCGATCCAAGATAAAAATCTGAAGATCGTAGCATCCGCCACTCATTTTAGAATGAAACAGGTAACTGATAGGATCGGACTCCAAAGTATAGATGACTTCATCCGAAATACGATCCCAATCTCCATCCAAGATCCGGGAAATCTTTCTGCCAGATATTTGAGAGAAGCGATCCTATCCGTAGAAAAGAAAGCAAGACCGGAAGTTTATTTCCATAGTTTGGATGATGAAAGGGTCCATCCCAACTTAAAGCAGCTTCTTACCAAAACAATGAACTATGCCGCGGGAATTCCTTTGTTTGTGAAAGGTTTTCCGATCGGTATGTTATGGGGGATCCGCAGGGACAATATGAGCCCCGAGCAGGAAGAAGAAGTCCGCCAGCAGTTATACAGCCTTTATGACGTAGTGGACTTTGTGATCTCCAAGGAGATGGGCCTAAAAGGAGATCCTTACTACGCACGTAAGAATATCGAAAAGTCGGATCTTCATTCCAGAGCAAAACATCTATTCTATACCAGAGGTTTCGGCCAGGACGAGCCTGTTACTACTATAGTATTCGATTCTCATACCTACCAAAGATCGTATCGACTCGACGCGAGTTTTCTAATTCCTTCTGGGGATGGATACTCCGTTAGTTTGAAACGTTTCGAACCGAAGGAAAGGAATGATACCGGTAAGAACCTTCTTCTTATCCCCGGCTTTTTTTGCAGAAGGTCCGTAATGGACAAGGTTGCCAGAGAGTTATCCCTCCGCCATGGTTATAGGGTATTCTCCATGGATATGAGGGGAAGATCCAGAAGGACACTTCCTCTCTTTGGGATACGAGAAGGCTGGACTGTGGATGATTTTATCCAGGAAGATTTTCCTGCTGTCCTGGGATGGATCAAAGAGAATTTCCCGAACGAACAACTAGTCGTAGTCGGTCATAGTATGGGGGGAATGATCCCTAGATTCTACTGTTCCGCATACGAAGAGATCGTAAAACAAAAACCGAATCCTACCGTTCCACTTCTGGATCCGAAAGAATTGATCTCTGGAATCGTTTCCATTACTTCTCCCAATTTTGTGAGATTGCAGGCACAAATCCCGGGTCTGGATATTCTAAAGATGGGACTAAAACTGGTTCCTTCTAAAACGATCTCAGATTTTCTTTTTGATCTGACTTCTTTTTCTTTGCAGACTACCCTTCCTACTGTGGACCTGAATAAATTTTTTAAATTTCTTCTGGGATTACATTCTTCTTTGAGAGCGGTTTCTTTTGATCTTCATGCAAAAGTTGTAAACCTGAGAGACTTCGTGGGATATAAACAGATCTCTCCTCCTGAATGGTATTTTCTGATCGAAGATATTTTCTGCGAAGAATCCACAAAAGTGGTTCTTCAATTTTTGAGATCTCAATTGAGCCAAGACAGATCTTTTCTCTCCTACGACGGAACTTTGGATTATACCGCGCTCCAAAAAAATCTGCAGATCCCTCTTTTTTCAGTTTTGGGTTCGGTGGACAAAGTGGTTCCGAGTGAAACGATCGAGAACGATCTTGCCGCACTTCCTCACAAAAAAAATAAGATTCTTTCGTACGAACAGGGTCACTTAGGTATCGTTTTCCACATGCCGGTGGTGAAAGAAATGTGCTCGGAAATTGACTCCTGGATCAAAGGATTGGACTCGACTTGA
- a CDS encoding LIC_11959 family protein: protein MKQFLLLSAILCIIPTSDGRRLDAEPAGNTYRGTITLKEPRALDIKESLTDSSPNYPETIKLYYQGLKENYVVFYDWNGHTLYYKYRDNKFDRRFKKYVSRLAAGAPYEVTGEYQGVFVFENKTIRRFKKKGEDTLADRKEKQSIPVFQLVKYRELILEEIIF, encoded by the coding sequence ATGAAACAATTCCTTCTCCTATCCGCAATCCTTTGTATCATACCAACATCGGATGGGAGAAGATTGGATGCGGAACCCGCAGGAAATACATACCGAGGGACGATCACTCTTAAAGAACCTAGAGCCCTCGATATAAAAGAATCCTTAACTGATTCTTCTCCCAATTATCCGGAAACAATCAAACTATATTACCAAGGCCTAAAGGAAAACTACGTAGTATTCTACGATTGGAACGGACATACATTATATTATAAATATAGAGATAATAAATTCGATAGAAGATTCAAAAAATACGTATCAAGATTAGCGGCTGGCGCACCTTACGAAGTAACAGGAGAATACCAAGGAGTATTCGTATTCGAAAACAAAACCATTCGAAGATTCAAGAAGAAGGGAGAAGATACACTCGCAGACAGAAAAGAAAAACAGTCCATCCCGGTATTCCAGCTAGTCAAATACAGAGAATTGATCTTAGAGGAAATCATCTTTTGA
- the vapC gene encoding type II toxin-antitoxin system tRNA(fMet)-specific endonuclease VapC: MYLLDTNICIFLIKKKNQILLDKLKKNMNKGLFISSLTLAELEFGIENSTYKEKNRISLIEFLSIFEILPFEQSDAKAFGIIKVDLKKSGNLIGSIDTLLAAQALSRNLVFITNNTKEFNRVKNLKIEDWSL; encoded by the coding sequence GTGTATCTTCTTGATACTAATATTTGCATTTTTCTTATAAAAAAGAAAAATCAAATATTATTGGATAAATTAAAGAAAAATATGAATAAGGGATTATTCATATCTTCTTTGACACTTGCCGAGCTGGAATTCGGCATAGAGAACAGCACGTATAAAGAGAAAAATAGGATTTCACTAATAGAATTTTTATCAATATTCGAAATTCTTCCTTTTGAACAATCTGATGCAAAAGCATTTGGGATTATTAAAGTCGATCTGAAAAAATCAGGAAATTTAATCGGATCTATTGATACATTATTAGCTGCACAAGCTTTATCACGAAATCTTGTGTTCATTACAAACAATACGAAAGAATTTAATAGAGTAAAGAATCTAAAAATAGAGGATTGGTCGTTGTAG
- the vapB gene encoding type II toxin-antitoxin system antitoxin VapB, producing the protein MQTAKLFINGRSQAVRLPKEFQFKGDDVFIQKVGEAVILVPKNKVWNVFLDGLNGFSEDFLREGRETLSESERERF; encoded by the coding sequence ATGCAAACTGCAAAACTATTTATAAATGGAAGAAGCCAGGCAGTAAGATTGCCTAAGGAATTTCAATTCAAGGGTGACGACGTTTTCATCCAGAAGGTTGGAGAAGCAGTTATCTTAGTTCCGAAGAATAAAGTATGGAATGTATTTCTTGATGGTTTGAACGGCTTTAGCGAAGATTTTTTAAGGGAAGGACGGGAAACACTTTCTGAATCTGAAAGAGAAAGGTTTTAA
- a CDS encoding response regulator, whose product MNKGYIICVDDEVSVLETLQEQLHNEFGKTHEIETARSAEEALALLDEIQASGYVIEVIITDQVMPGMKGADFLESVHKRSPDSIKILLTGQAGLDSAIHAINFGGLSRYVEKPWNIEDLTRDIRSLIEKFRQNLENQHLVNELNRRIKELEEENRKLQQTGE is encoded by the coding sequence ATGAATAAAGGTTATATTATTTGTGTCGATGATGAAGTGTCGGTGCTGGAGACTCTCCAGGAACAGCTTCATAACGAATTCGGTAAGACTCATGAGATCGAAACCGCAAGAAGCGCTGAAGAGGCACTCGCCTTATTGGATGAGATCCAAGCTTCCGGTTATGTGATCGAAGTTATCATTACGGATCAGGTAATGCCCGGTATGAAAGGCGCCGATTTTTTGGAATCGGTCCACAAACGGTCTCCTGACTCGATCAAAATTCTGCTCACCGGCCAAGCCGGTTTGGATTCCGCAATCCACGCGATAAATTTCGGGGGATTGAGCAGATACGTGGAAAAACCCTGGAACATAGAGGATCTAACCAGAGACATCCGATCTTTGATAGAAAAGTTCCGGCAGAACCTGGAGAATCAACATTTAGTCAATGAGCTTAACAGAAGAATCAAGGAACTCGAAGAAGAAAACCGCAAGCTGCAGCAAACAGGCGAATAA
- a CDS encoding HEAT repeat domain-containing protein produces the protein MSLTEESRNSKKKTASCSKQANNLLSALENKTDPILRPSRFISLAGISTLSLVLSFLSFGALAAKEAPPKPKYTEEQIRKKKEVLSKVLKYGTTKERASALRELEDFPKEEAGELYDQVGVILSKDPDWSMKIYALRISGILKLTQFEDKIIALLKHDQQDVQKEAVYVVKKLKFDSGIPVLTELLKAQDFTKNSNFLIALIETLAEFPQANEPFSVLEARFQEKFNDPEVRAQIALYFGKVKKSSIENVLIATVKDEKEPITLRAYSVNALGKIKSEAAITPLRELLEKIRALKSKNDIQDYQALKIHTITALVSLGDKEIIEELYSFARDDDAMVRLRAIKHLAETEDPAVIEILEYKAQRDPSEKVKRAAQNALDQLRKKLDPSFVPASAETKPAKDTSTRKAGGSGSSSSRRSRPSSGGGEGSNPVPLSGEGAGSSGGSTGGGSSGSGGSSGGGKPSGGESEDLEND, from the coding sequence ATGAGCTTAACAGAAGAATCAAGGAACTCGAAGAAGAAAACCGCAAGCTGCAGCAAACAGGCGAATAACCTGCTCTCGGCCCTCGAAAACAAAACAGATCCGATCTTGCGGCCTTCCCGCTTTATTAGCTTGGCCGGTATTTCCACGCTTTCTCTGGTATTGTCCTTTCTTTCTTTCGGCGCCTTGGCCGCAAAAGAAGCTCCGCCTAAACCTAAATATACGGAAGAACAGATCCGTAAGAAAAAAGAAGTACTTTCAAAAGTTCTAAAATACGGGACCACAAAAGAAAGAGCAAGCGCTCTAAGAGAACTAGAAGATTTTCCAAAAGAAGAAGCTGGAGAATTATACGACCAAGTCGGAGTGATCCTTTCCAAGGATCCGGATTGGTCCATGAAGATCTATGCTCTTAGAATTTCAGGAATCTTAAAACTTACCCAATTCGAAGATAAGATCATCGCATTATTAAAACATGACCAGCAAGATGTGCAGAAAGAAGCGGTCTATGTAGTCAAAAAACTAAAATTCGATTCCGGGATCCCTGTTTTAACTGAATTACTTAAGGCCCAGGACTTCACCAAAAATTCGAATTTTCTGATCGCACTTATAGAAACATTAGCAGAATTTCCTCAGGCAAACGAACCATTCTCCGTATTAGAAGCAAGATTCCAAGAGAAGTTTAACGATCCTGAAGTAAGAGCACAAATCGCACTCTATTTCGGAAAAGTAAAAAAGTCTTCGATAGAGAATGTTTTGATCGCAACTGTAAAAGATGAAAAAGAACCGATCACACTTCGCGCCTACTCGGTAAACGCACTCGGAAAGATCAAATCGGAAGCCGCAATCACTCCTCTCAGAGAACTTCTGGAAAAGATCCGCGCTTTAAAATCCAAGAACGATATCCAAGATTACCAAGCACTCAAGATACACACAATTACCGCTCTTGTTTCCTTAGGAGATAAGGAAATTATAGAAGAATTATATTCATTCGCAAGAGACGACGATGCAATGGTCCGACTCCGCGCCATCAAACATTTGGCGGAAACGGAAGATCCTGCAGTGATCGAAATTTTAGAATATAAGGCACAAAGAGATCCCAGCGAAAAAGTAAAACGTGCTGCCCAAAATGCTTTGGACCAACTTCGTAAAAAATTAGATCCTAGTTTTGTGCCTGCAAGTGCAGAGACCAAACCTGCAAAAGATACAAGCACCAGAAAAGCGGGAGGTTCCGGATCTTCTTCATCCAGAAGGTCCAGACCTAGCAGCGGCGGAGGAGAAGGTTCTAATCCTGTTCCATTAAGCGGAGAAGGAGCCGGATCTTCCGGAGGCAGCACTGGCGGCGGATCATCCGGTTCAGGAGGTTCTTCCGGAGGAGGAAAACCATCCGGCGGAGAATCAGAGGATCTGGAAAACGATTAA